From Passer domesticus isolate bPasDom1 chromosome 8, bPasDom1.hap1, whole genome shotgun sequence, a single genomic window includes:
- the LOC135306294 gene encoding C-type lectin domain family 2 member L-like — translation MRRPWVCSSASAGDYWLGLRRRGERLHWGDGSSYSSRVPVLGNSDCVYLAEERFRSENCSKERPYVCSKAQAPL, via the exons ATGAGGAGGCCATG GGTTTGCTCTTCCGCCTCCGCGGGCGATTACTGGCTCGGGCTGCGCAGACGGGGCGAGCGCCTGCACTGGGGGGAcggcagcagctacagctcccG ggttCCTGTCCTCGGCAATTCCGACTGTGTGTACCTGGCTGAGGAGAGATTCAGGAGTGAGAACTGCTCAAAGGAGCGGCCGTATGTCTGCAGCAAGGCCCAGGCTCCCCTGTAA